The Solanum lycopersicum chromosome 2, SLM_r2.1 DNA window ataataaaattttaatttttataatttttgacaataatataatttgattttatcattaattttcattataaagaatatacaaaattcaatgataagatgaaaaatttaatttgaaaatataatacataaaattataattcaaatataagatggcaatataatacataacataataatttaaattcaatataaaatacaatacataacataataattaattcgcAATGAAACAAGAATCATGTCGAAAAGATGTTGAACGTGTATTCGGAGTCTTGCAATCATGTTTTGTAGTTATTGTAGGACCGTCACGTTTTTGGAAAAAGGATGTGCTAAATGATATAATGACTACATGTATTAGAACAACATAATAACTGAGGATGGATGTGATCTTAATGCAATAATTAAAGTGTCGTAGAGGCTCCAACTCCAACTACAGAAATGATGGTAGATGTAAATCTCCgatttcaacaatttttagctagacataaaaAATTAAGGGCAAAAATATTCGTTTTGAACTCCTTAGTTCATTAATAGAGCATTTATGGAAGCAATGTAGTTATTCCCAAAATTGAGcgtttatataattatatttcacttttatttgaatttgttcattaatttatatattatataatattttcttgtaatttctattatctaaaaatttagaataaaatataattttatattaaataaaaagtttgaaaaaagaacaaaattttatatcacataaaagttatataaagtaattattggAAAAATAGAGAATTTATATTATGagataagaaaataagaatgaaattgaaataataatatatcttgaggaaagagagaattttttttttttagaataaaacaGAAAATTAGGTTGAAATtaatcatctaaaaaatataaaattatatatttagagaaaaaaatagagTATATGGTTAAAAATACCCTTAACCAATTTGCCTCTTTTTTCCACATAATTACTTCCCTTTCTTTATTTTGACCGTATCATATggtttaacataaaaaaaaaattggaaatagtcaattacaaaatatatatttacttttgtttttggaatttaatcatcttatatttaatatttactaatctaattaatctaaatttaagttgaatatattattattgtgattCAAATTGAGGcatatttgttatttaattatttattcttttgcgCGCGACTTCACCTGAGGTGATAGATACCATATAGTTGGAGTCTGGAAAAAGAATATGAATAAAAGATAAcctaataatattagtaataaataGTTTCCCTTAtttgtatgatatttttttttttataaaggaaACAAGGTTTGTGTATCGGTCggtttgattcaattttaaaatttatcggGTGTGCTTATTGGTTATCAGTTTGTAGAGATGCTAAACTGTTATAGAACCATTAAGATATTGACTTATCTGTTATTGGTTTATCGATTTTTTATCGTTATCGATTTAACCGTTAAgatttgataaaagaaaatcactTAAAAACAAAGTGATAAACTAAATAAACGATGCACTTGAGTTCACAAATTACTTCTTGTTCAAAAAAGCAAAACACTTTTACATGGTAGAATAACAAGTGTTTGAgacaatcaaaaataaaagtaggaaattAAACTCTAAGTTGAggactttatatacaaaatggtataaatatagttatttaatttactatccGTTATCAGTTAACCCGTTAAGAAAAAACTTCAAACCGTTAAGAATCGATAACccgataattaaaaaaaaatcaaaaccactAAACTAATAACCCAATactataaaaatcaataatttttttatcaattcaaCTTATCGATTTCAGTTCAGTTTTGAACCGCCCCAATATCATAGATCAATTTTACTTTAgatcttcattttatttttttaatgcaagTTATGGGACTTAAAATATGTTGCTACATAGATTAAGagattatatattaatttattgagaAAACAAATACTaggatttaaaataatattgggTGTATTTATTGGAGATGaactgattttattttattgacgAAAGAAGTTAATTCTTCACTTTTtcccattattttttataaaataaacataaaaaaattaaggctCGTATCACGGAAATATTACTTATacttttttcacttttcttttttcgTTATCtctagttatttatttattatgataaattaaaaaataataattttttttacttataatattcttaattaattatttagaaaaaataattctttttgaaaattttaaattttttaattttattcattttacaattaataaagataaaataataatttcactatattactattattttattaataaatatatcaagtgAATGAATAATTATGAATAGAGAAAGTCTTAAacaagcaaaataaaataatataaaatacccTCCAAACCTAGACTGTGATTGACACTAGACTGTGATTTCTACGTCGATTTAATAAATAACTACTTCATGAATGTTTGCTCGttagtataataaaaatatagttatcaCTTCATGAATGTTGCTTGGTAGTATAATAATTCTTCCACACGTGAATAATTAAATAGGTATATTAgataatcattttcaaaaatttatgaatattcatAACCATGGTGATAAGAAATGCTCGTTTCAAGTACACCATGAAGGTTAACTATACACTCAAATTTATCCATAATTAAAGAATTAACTTATCGAAAAATaacatgaaataataaattattaattcaaatttaatgttatattcataatttatgtTATTCGTAACTCACAGCAAATATtccatctttttttaatttgattcggtatacaattagtcatttttgatatataaatgtataaaatatgtttgtttTTGTACAAAGCGAGAGAACATGtctatacaaatacatatatttttgtcttatacacttataattacaCAATACGAATTTTATCATACAAATTACAATGCATAAATGAGTTTATACAGAAATgaacaatttatataaaactgAATGTATCTAGAgaattatacatattaaaagcgtaattatgcaaactatagctagaacatataaaaataatttttatgttactataaatttaaattacacttaaaatatttattaatccaTCTCCACCCAACTATcccaccaaaaaaaagaaagataaaccTAACTTAATTGTACCGAAAATTAGGCAGGTagttcaaataataattttaagaaaccaaaaaaaaaggtgTTAGGTCTAATAAttgcaaagaaaaagaaataccAAATAAATCTTTGTTCCGACCAAAATCCCAAAAAGCCTTGTTAATACACTTTTTCCTCACTTTTCTCATGTGACCCCCCCACCCCCTAAAAACAATggaaaaaacaagaaattaaataataggGCCTATAGAAtaaggagagaaaaaaaataagaaataataaaatattcaatctCACAAATAGCAGTGGCCTCATATTAATTAAGTAGGCGTTGGACATGTAAGTTTACGTCGAGATATGAAATTAtgacataaaattaatatttgtatataaaataacgatttgagatttttttaatataaagttgatcaataaatttatattttataaaactactcacatttatttcatatgtaaaaaaaattataattcatatcattgctttttgaaactattttattcatcaaattttttattctttgtcaaatttatttaccgatgaaattaaagaaacaaTGTTTATTCGTCTTTTTAATCACATGAACGAGAACTGCAAATTTAACGTGAGAAATTATCCGTATTATATGAAAAGATTATATTAACAACTAGTATATCACAACTTAcgtttaatttcatttttttattgaaaagaaCTTTGATCAATAAATATTGCAACTTTAAAGAATACATTTATGattgtttataaaattttacttatttggtaagattattaaaaaattgagataatCTTAAAAGTTTTATAACTTGAAATTTTATGTGTTGCGACAAAACATGcaacataaattttcaaaatacttataaatttttttttaattttatctcataattttatattatatcgtTAAATAAGATCCCAAAAACATCATCAAAATAGCTAGCATCATGAAAGGTCACAAGTATTTTACATGCACCCACACGCCTTCAATTTCGATTCACATGATTTATGTATAGCTAGCTACTAGATTCTACTAATAATAATCTactctttttttattctttttctatatatttataatttcatatttcacTTATATACTAGTCACACCATTTTCACTTGATGCAAGGTTAAAAATTacaagtttattattattatgtttaataGAACCATTTTTTCTGATAATAATACAAGGTAATATAAGTCAAAAATTGACTTTATTATTAACACGTAAATCCAACCAGATACTTATTTACTAATTAAtagatactttttttttatcaattcttTAATCTTGACCAccacaaaattagaaaaataaaacttttttttttgtttttttgttgcaATCATTTAAAGTTGAATGTCCATATAAATTAGGTGCAAAAATTACCAAATCTCATCTTCTTCTGGAccccaaaatatttaaaaagttccAAAAGAAGGCATATTATTGCACCAaacaaattgttgaaattattcacaaaaataattaagaagccaaaaatgttttatttttcgaGAGCTTTGTCTACTTAACTACTCCTACATAAATTCAAACTATAAACaatcatcaatgtaaagttCTATGTCGATAtcgataataaaaaaatatttgaattattttttcgcaagttctatattaattattagttactctcttttattataaaacaaaaaaggagCAACTAATAGAAATTAATTTTGAAGTggaaaacttataaaaaattgataatttatatttttaatgaataactTTTTAGAGATTATATATGATCGTTTTTTAATATAAGATTTTATTCGAACtaaataaatgtattaaaatcaGTAATCAGCTGCTCCATTTGAAAACACCGACATACACTACGattcacataatttttaaaaaaatattagaaatatttatttatattaggtAGAAGTTGGCAAACaaaaacacacatatatattggaaaaccaaaatatatattttaatttttttttcaaaaaattgcacttttcaaccaatttttttttattttccgaATAAAATTTAACGGCAAGTTTGGTAAATTAATTGAACTTAACAAACTTCCAACTTGAAGGATTCATTTAGAGAAATTCAGTTAcgaaattttgcaaaaaaattgttaaaataatattccAGAAATAAATACTCGacatttttactttaattaagttaatcaaAACGTCAAAACTAATTTTCTAGAATAATCAACATGCATCAAtaacactaaaatattttttagttttccaATTTGCAAAAATATTAGGATTACATTCAAATAAGTTATATATAAACTATTTATAATGCAGATTTTAGGATGACttgttataaatttaaaatgaatacattttttaaacCACCTCctttataaattgaattaaaaatatgttaaattaaaaagaaaagattaaaaCTAAAAACCAAATTTTGTAGAAATATACAACACGTCAACACCAAAATTGACCTTCTATTGATAGAACACGTTTCTTATAATAAAGTCTTTGCTCATGTCACAATTTTCTTCTTGATTAATTATGTGATTATATCGACTTGatatatcatcattatcatatatagataaaaaataCGTGTttccatttatatatatatatatatatatatatatatatataattaaaatacactattaaatagctCAGGGAGTTAGTAGGTTCGTATGAAAATTTAGTATCGCAACAACAAATTCGATCaaaattgagatatttttcAAATCCTTTATCCCATGGATTAACATACAATTGTCAAATACacaatattgtttttttcttctctttcaaaTACTTATCTTGTATTCAATATTAACTGATCTAATTATTAATTCGAATTTAATttgaataagttattttttatgatttgaatTGGGATATCTtcatgatttaattatttattttttgactcaGGTATGTATGTTACTATAAAGAGTATACATGCTTTAATTTTTGAACGATAGAAACATCAATgccataaaattattaattcgagacaatatttatccttttcccctatattatttaattttttttaaagaaatttaaattaatatgcTCGCCTTCTCCTAGATCCGTCCACGAATCTACAATTATACTACGTGCAtatgttaattatttatttcccAGGGACACCATATACACAAAACACTTTAGCAAACATCATAccacaacaaaaatatttaattatttctgtAATTTAATAATACTATGTACATCATCAATTTTTGTGTATTCTTAACTAAATAAGATTAAAGTATTAACagttgaattaaaaaaagaaaaaccaaaAATGGAGGTGATTACAGGTGCATTATTACAGTATATAGTAGATTAGAGAAAGCAAAGGAGCCACCTTAAACCGAGGTACTTTCCAACAATTTCGTCTCTCTCAAAGACTCTTTCTTTTGCCTAaccctcctcctccttctttaACCCCACCCCCACCTACACCCCCTACCCCCCCCACTGCTACCCTTTGTTCACTTCTTTCAATATCTATACTGTATCTATATGCTTACCTATACATATATGTAGATTTGTCCCATTTTCTGTTCTGTTTTTGCTGATAAAGACTTGAACTTGTTCTTCAaggttcactttttttttcacttttcaagATTCTGGAGCTGTTGGGTTGCTATTTTGCTACAAACCCTTGTTGGGTTTTCAGTTCTTGAGGTATGTTTTCAATCTTTCTTGGTTCTTGATTTTTGGTGCTGTTATGGAGGTTGTTGAGTAATGACAATTAAGCCCATGGTGGAGTTGGGTGTGATTGTTCTTGAAAAAAGATCAAGTCTTTAATTAATGGGGTGGCGTGAGTTGATCAGATTCATTAGCTTTTCGAAGTTTTATTAATGCTAGTGTTTGTGTAATTAATGGTTGGTTAAGTATGCATTGAATGGTTGTTTGTTGTAATCTTGAAAACTGATTACTTCAAGTAACGTCTtctcttcatttaattttgtcCCCTGGTCTTTTGAATTCTCCTATTTTTTGGATCCTATTGAACAATGGTTTCCCTCATCAATAATTTTGAATTCGTTATAGGATTTgcaaaatttgtaaaaaaaatgagCAGATGTTAGGAATTTCGTCTGTTTGCTGTGAGCTTTTTTATTTGGAATTAAAAAACTCTGAAtcacaattttctttttgtaggGAGGAGGATAGATTTTTGTTAATCACTACTGTTATTTTCCAGATTCATTTATCTAGTTTTACATGGTTCTTAGTTCAACGCAGATAAATATAGAACTATATGAATTGGTTAGATTAAAACATAGAATGTGGgttgaacaatttttttggtaGTCTTGATGCCGTGTGAATTGCAAATGTTGTTCCGAGAAAAATTCTGGCATACATGAAAATCAAACAAGGTGACAACTGTTAGTGGAATTCGTCAACTTTGTCAAACGCTTGCGTGTCACTTAATTGTCATATTCTCTGTCTCTACATTCAAATTAGACATCTTATCATTGACAACACTGCCTTTTCCATTTTTTCGGTCGGTTTGTTGGTGGGGATGGAAAGAGGCAAAGAATGAGTTGTCTTGGAATAGCTTACTGAACTTGCAACTGCTTTCCTTTTGTTGATAAGGGCGTGGTCTACAATTAATTTGCTCACACCTCAGCCATAACACTTGCTATCTTTCACTAGGTAAATTTTTCTGCCAATGCTTTTTCCGATGGAAAGAGGTCACTTAGCGTTTTTTATCTTTTCCACTCTCCCATAGTATTAGTCCATTTCATTCACCTAGCTACTAGTCCCAAAGTTTTCACACACTCCATTACCTCTTGGGCACATCCAGTCTACCAGTAGCAACCCTGAATTCAAAATGACCTGTCAGTTCTATAATCGTCTCCCAATGTTTCACACGCTTGATTACCTCCAGGGCACATCTAGTCAACCACTAGTGACCACAAATGCAAAATGACCTCTCATTTACAAGCAGATATTGTTGCCTGACTGTGTAGTTGTGTGGGTAACTCATAATTTTGTGATCTAATCAGATTATAGAATATTGGTCGCTAGATCCTTTTTGGGTTTTGTCCATAAATGGTGTCAAAAGAAATTGGTTACTGTATTCATGTGTGTTAATAACCTGTTAAATCGGCTGAGTGAGAGAGTTACTAGGCAATCTTATGTACATTTAAGTTTCATTCCATTTTGGTCAAACTGATAGCTAGCACAACATTCTTTTCCTTGTATGCGTTGTTTGCTAGATACGGAATTCCGTTGGAGATTTTATATTAGAAATAATGTTCATCAGTTAATGAATTGCAGAAAAGAGATAAATGTGTAACGGctttaaaatctattttgcTAGATTCTTTGTTAAGACTAGTTGTTGATATGTGTATATTTGTTGCAGTGTTCGATGAGAACTTTTTCTGTTTCATATTCGCCTGCAACAGGCAATTAAATTATGGCGGTGTTTCTGCTGAAGAAAAGGAGTGTTCTCCTTGACGGGGTATGTAAATGCTATCTGGTTAGGAATTACTAATGACCTGATTATCTAGCTAACAATCCATAGATTTATTAAACATTAACTTGTGAAATTGAATTGCAGGGAACATGTGGAGTAAAGATGAGACAGCTACCATTTATGTGGATCATCTGTATAGTTATGTTGTTTATTGTATATAGGACCACCAATTATCAGTATCAACAGACAGAGGTATGATTGCATTGTACTGCCATTGATTTGCTAACATTTGCTACTTCTAATTTTGACATTTAGAGGGTCGCATGTGAAAGTATAAGAGAGAACTTTCCATTTATCAAACCGAGAGAGGCCAGATGATACACATTTGGTGGCGTACAAGTTTATATATTGACCTTCTAATTGTGCTTTACTTGATTACCCTAATACAATGTTGctaaaaacattttcctttccCTGTTTACCTTTTCAGATGGAGTCAAGGTTGGATCCGTTTTATTCTTCAAAGGTAGTTATGTTCCTTTttttagaatactagattttgTACCTTGCACATCACAGGTAGTACCAACaggatttattttttgaaattcaagaagTTCTATAATTCATCATTACTATTTCTTGTAATCTAAAGAAGGTGTGCACAACATAAGTAAACAATGGAATACTATAAGTGGTGGAGTGGCATCCGCTTAAATTCAGCAccaaaaagaatttatttttttgggtgaactaATTTACCCCTAAAAAATCCTTATACCAATGGTGATgctttttattctttcaaccaGGACTCTAGTATGGATATGAGAAGCTTGCACAGTTTACCGCGTGGTATTATCCAAGCAAGATCAGATCTGGAGTTAAAGCCTCTGTGGTCAACAACTAGTTCAAAGTCAAAGGCAAAGGTCTTACTCTCTATACTCCTGAACTTTGAAAAAATAGAGCAACCTCCTTAGGATACTGATATCTTATTTATTACCACACTTTTTCCCTCTCTGTGCTGTCTGTCACTCTGTCATGCATTTAATTTGTGGCAATGTTGTGTCTCCATTTCAGGCTAGCAATTCTAGCTCTCATAATTTATTGGCAGTTCCAGTTGGCATCAAACAGAAGAGCAATGTTGATGCTCTCGTCCAAAAGGTATAACATCTAATTTATGCTTGTTATGGAGAGCACTTATGTTGTGGTACTTTCTGATTTTACTATCTTATATATACCTGTGACCTTATCTTGTGATGTTCAGTTTCTTTCAGCAAATTTTACTGTCATTCTATTCCACTATGATGGTAATGTTGATGGGTGGGAAGACCTCCAATGGAGTAAAGATGCCATTCACATTGTTGCTCACAATCAGACAAAATGGTAAGATACACACTCCATAGGGGATTAAATTGACACGGGCAGATTTATTCACATTAGAGGGAACACCTTAGCCACCTGGACTAGCAATATTTTCTGTGATTTAGAAGTGCTGTTCAACTGATCTGCAGTGTGATTTTAGTGAAAACCGAGTAATCCTTAGGCCACAAGTTGCTTGAGATTAATCTGTGCTTCTCATTAATTCTGAAAGTTTATATCTACTGATCCAACACAGAGTTGCTGGAAATTAGTCTGTTTCATAATAACCATCCAGGATACCCTGCAATCCTTCGCTGAACAAATGATGACATCTTGTTCTTCATGAATCTAGACTTAATATACTCCTAATATACCCTAAGTTGGTCTCATCTTTTGGCTGGATGGAATTGTTACCCTGCAACCTTTGCTGAACAAATGATGCTATCTTGTTCTTCATGACTTTTTGACTGAATGAACTCCTAATATATCCTAAGTTGGTCTCATCTTTTGGCTGTATGCAAAgtgttatttaatttctttaggGTTCTAGTATTCTTCTTATGCAAAGTTTTCATCATTGTGGATGCATCTAGCTTGTATGGTTTATGCTAAATGATATCTCACCATTGTTGTGAATTTATCTGATGCAGGTGGTTTGCGAAGAGATTTTTACATCCTGCAGTTGTTTCAATTTATGATTACATTTTCCTTTGGGATGAAGATTTGGGTGTGGAGAATTTCCATCCTGGAAGGTAAGATGATTGCACGAGGTTGAAGTTGGCTTTCTGTTTATCTTACATTTTTAATCCACCAATAGATACATTAGATACAATTCGTTCACTCCTGGTGAGTATTGtgaatatattttctattaacTCTTTTTGTGGAAATAAAACAGATCTAATCATTTGATATCTCCTGGTGGATTATTGTGAACAATGATCCTATAGATTCCTTTCTTAGAAATAGGCAGATgttatcattttaaatataaattagtatGAGTTTGTTTCTATGATCCTGGATATTTTTCCTCTCCTATTATTTCTCAAGCATTTGGTGTCAAAAGTCATGACATGTTTATTTGGGCATTCCGAGCTTTTGAGGAGATAAACAGTAGTTGCTTCATTTAGTATCCACAGTTTATTGTATTTACATTGTCATGTCAATGGATGATTTCTATTGCGTACTCTGTTAATCAGGCTTCCTTTTTTATGGGGCTTCTTGCTCTAGAAGGATGGTTGTTAGTTATCATGAAAGCAACAAGTCTTACATGCCTCTTTgctaattataattttctttcaattgcaTCTTTTGTTATTTAGGTACCTTG harbors:
- the LOC101260688 gene encoding uncharacterized protein is translated as MAVFLLKKRSVLLDGGTCGVKMRQLPFMWIICIVMLFIVYRTTNYQYQQTEMESRLDPFYSSKDSSMDMRSLHSLPRGIIQARSDLELKPLWSTTSSKSKAKASNSSSHNLLAVPVGIKQKSNVDALVQKFLSANFTVILFHYDGNVDGWEDLQWSKDAIHIVAHNQTKWWFAKRFLHPAVVSIYDYIFLWDEDLGVENFHPGRYLEIVKSEGLEISQPALDPNSTGIHHRITIRSRTNRFHRRVYDIRGSTKCSDESEGPPCTGFVEGMAPVFSRSAWLCAWHLIQNDLVHGWGMDMKLGYCAQGDRSKKVGVVDSEYVVHQSIQTLGGQSLKKDSNSEESVKRHVVDVRSEIRRQSTYELQIFKDRWERAVKQDKNWADPFKASQRRRQLYKQRRKSKVKKLR